The window atttatcatttactCCCTCTATTGTCAAATCAAgcaataaaaaaggaaaatattcaTGTGCCTACAAAAAGTTGGCCTATCTTGAGTTTCAATAATCTTTGTGCAATCTAACAAATTATTCaatctaaatttattgttggacaacttttattcttttattagaaaaatactttttgttttttttcttttgtttgtattatgATGGAAAATAGTTGCATATAGATGCTTGCTGACAGCTATGTGATGTTATGGGTATATTTAATTACCTACATAAGTTGAGATTACGAGTATagaaagatatatatagaagATTTATGGATAAAGGTATTCTCAAAGAACTCGTGGAAGAGCTATAGAAAGCTTTAAGGATCCATGAAAGAGCCTAAAGTGAGCTCGAAAAGTCTATGAGAGGGCTTAAAGTGAGCCAAGAGGACCTATGAAGGAGTCTAGAGTGAGTTTTAAGAAACTCAGGGGGTCGGGGTAAAGTGAACTCAAAGGACATGTGAGGTGATCTAAAGTAAGCTTTGAAGACCTATTAAAAGTGTAGAGTGACCTTTGAGGACTTACAAGGCGAACCGTAAAGAGATTTTAGAAGACTTATGAGTGAGCTTAGTGGAGTAGGAGTCACATGGAAGACTCATGAAAAACCTCTAACATCTAAAAGATCTATGTAATTTTTAGGAGTCACGTAGAGAACCTTAAATGAACTCATTGAAAACCTCCGTAGGACTCATGGAGAACTTTTGGAGTTACATAGGGGACCTTAAAGGACTTGTGGAAGACATACGTAAGATCCATGAAGTACTTTTTAGAGCATTCATGGAAGATCTTAGAgtgaatgaatttgaaatcatcCATAATAAACGATCCACAAAGAAATTGTTAAGAATATTGAGTGTGGAGAATAAACTTAAGAATCGGTTATAATGTAAGTGGTGATAGTGTAATCACCCAACGAGTATTAAATCAGTGGTTCCAAAAAAGTTAGGGGAGTAGTTATGAGGTTGACATTagttaatattatattttagtgaATGTCCAACCTCATTAACTAATAAAGAGATGATATTCACATctttaaactatttatgatatttgaaCAATTATAAAGATGAAGTTCTGATTAAACTCTAACcacattgattaaattttaatgttttcaattACATGATTTAACTctaatataaacaaaagttttatCAACATAAAAATTTCCACATTGTCCCTCCCAAAAGAGTGTTATCAAATCAatgaacaaattcaaaatgtcCATGGATAAAAGAAGGTATTTTTATTGCTGGTTATTCTTTGGGTACTATAATCTGGAAGGCTGGAAGGCTGGAAGGCCCGCCCAGTTACTTTCATTAGCCCACTAATTCGTCCAAGAAATTGGTAAGTTTTCACTGGGTGTTCTTAATTTGGGCCGAATATCAAAGTTTCATCGAAGAATAGAGGCACCGGTTGATCTCTGATGGCGGAAACACTggggaagaagagaaaaatggcGGGTAGAAGAGGGGAGGGGGATTTCAAGAAAACAGACCCCTCTTCCAACTGGCCACCCATTAAACCCAAGCAGAATCTTCAAGTTAACCTCCTGAAAGACAATGATCTTTTCACCGTAAGACTGctattttctcttaaaattcTCAACTTGTTTAGgttttcattttgttcatCTTCCCTTGTCTTGAGTTCAATACATCGATAATTGCCTCATCTTTCCGCAATTTCATTCATGGGTTAATTTCTACGATGGAAATCGTTATGATAAATCATTTATTGATGCAGCTTGCAATCCTTCTGGCCATACCCtcatcaaaatttcattttgtgaATCCATGATCCGAGAAATTTCATTAGATATAGATTCCTAAATTACGTTTCTCTATAGGGTTCTTATTAATAGGTGTAGATATGGGTCTGCAGTATATTTTTCGGCAGTTAATTCCAAATGTGTTGCTTCGGTAGTTGATGGGATGGGAATGAATGTAATGGTTTAACCAATGCAGGTTCCAAGTTTTTTCACATGTGTTGAGTCAAAAGCATTCATCAAGGCTGCAGAGTCATTGGGTTTTCTTCATCAGGGGAGCCTTGGTCCTACTAAAGGAGAAGCTTATAGAGACAATGATCGAATCTCGGTGAATGATCCTGATTTAGCAGACATCATTTGGCGTTCCGGGCTTGATAATCTATTTGCTGATATTAAAATTCGGGGAAAAGTTGCTGTTGGGTTGAATCCAAATATCAGATTATACAGGTGACTTTTGCTTTAGCTTCTCATCAAGGTCCTAAATTTCTTAATAACGTGTGAAAGTATATTTTCCCGTGTCTAAGGGAGAAAGAAAGTTGGTTCTATAGGTATAGAAACAAAGCTACTATgccttcaaagaaaaaaaaaaaaaaaaactgttggtcatttaaaatcatttaagGAGctattatactaaattttcGTTAAATTAGTAATTCTTCCAGAGCTATTTCATAcactttaaatatttgtttttccttcGACTTTGGGTTGATAAGACATGCTTATTAGCTTCTATAACTGGTGTAGTCTCTCCTTGACAAGCATCTTGGCGATAACTATGGTATTTCAGATACAAGGTCGGTCAGCGCTTTGGACGTCATATTGATGAAAGTGTTGATCTTGGAGGAGGCAAGCGCACATATTATACTTTGTTGATATACTTAAGTGGAGgttccaaaaacaaaacaaaaaatgatacGAACAATTCCAAAGATCCTTCTTCTGACACTCTGGTTGGAGGGGAAACTGTTTTCTATGGTTCTAGGAATGGTGTTATCGCTGAGGTGAATCCCCACTTTTACATCCAATTCCTTTGCGCCAtctaattttgaagtttcttttaaTCATATATGAACTTGGAGAGAAGCACCGTAATCATCTTCTtgacttttccttttccctctATTTCAATTGCCttgcattttttctttctttctatgtATGTTATAGGTGGCTCCTACTGAAGGGATGGCTCTCCTGCACCTTCATGGGGACAAGTGTTTGTTGCATGAAGCTCGCAACGTTAGGAAGGGAGTCAAATATGTTTTCCGTTCAGATGTCATATTCTCATGATTAGTTCAGGTAACTCTGTTGGTTCTTTAGTTGAGCTTCATGTTATTTAGGAATATTCataacctaattttttttgttctcttatATCTCTTGTTCCATTCTACATGTCCAAGTTTGTATTTTCATCCACTTGTGCATACAACACATGACAGGTTGTTGGTGACCTCaacggaaaaaaaaaaaagaaattgaattatctACACATGACCAAGAACGTGGTAGTGATGATTTGGTTGTTTATACGCCTCATGGTGTCGTGTCAACTGCAAAACAATCACTTAGGTAGCCTCCTTATTTGATTGAATGACCCCATCGTATCTTGGAAAGGAGCTCGTTCAATGTCGATTTTTTTTCACGTCCAGGTTGGTTCCTGGAATAAGCTATAGAATTCAGTGTATCATTTGTTGAAATGAAGCTGTTCATAATCTTGTCAGTTGTAATACTAAGTGGATGGTTGAATTATATCATTATATGACATTCTACTGCATATGATGCCACTCTGATATATGTACCCTCGTCACTTTTCTGCCTAAAGGAATttacttttctaaatttgatgTTTCATTTCATATGTCAGGCTTGTTATCAAAGTTGTCATTTTTTTGTGGCCTTTGAATATATTGGGAAACTATGCTATTTATTACACATCTATTAGAGTCACTTTTGTCTTGATGACTCCAAATTACTGCCCGAGAGAATGATTTGCTTCTACATCTAACTAATCGGCTATTGTTTTGATAAAGTATGAGATGATAAGTTTTTCTTCTGGTTCATACATTTGCTTGTTATACTAAAAGTCCTATGTGATAAGTTTCTCACAATTTTTGTTGTCCAATAACTTAATTAGAAAGTATGTTGATGGATATATGACGACAATCAATGGATATTGAACTCTcgttaataattattttaaagaacaaagaataatttaaattcattctTGTTTTATGTTCGCTTTTTATACGTATGTTGCGTTGATATCTAAAATTCTTgcttaaaattgaaacttaaaataaGTTGGTCTCTTTGAACTTTGAAAGAGCTTTATTTTATCCCAGATTTACGCAGAATTAGTTTATATTCTTAttgtcaatttttaattaattgtttacaTCAATCGAAACATGATAAATTTGTCACGTACATGTCACTAAGTTATAgctaaatgttgaaaaaattattaaacacGAATGTATCAAAATCCACAATAGCAAAGGAGCAACTTTGGCCGATTGGTTGGCTCCCTCCCTCGACGGTAGAGCAACGAGTTCTATGGGTCTCAATTCCAACTCCTTCGAGTTAAAATTATGTTACATAGCCTGCCATTGATGCTCAAACAATTAGAGGAAAGATTGTTCTATTTTAAACCATAATTGATGGTTTCTCAGTTATAGAAACATGAGGGGAAGGGATTATCATGAAGCCTATTGCATTTGCCGTCCCCTTGCCATGTGCAGTAGTTGTTTCTCAACAACCTGCCAATTTCTTCATTACATAACACCCAACCAAATATTAACATTCAAACCACATCTGTTCGTAtctaaattttgtctttttaatcCTTTTGAAGGATCGACGTTCATGGTTAATGGCATTTTAGAGGGACCCAAGAGCCACTATACAATTTGGTCAAACTTAGAAGGATCATACAGCTCCTGTTGTTGCTGAGTTTTCCACAACAAATCAATTCAGACATGCTCAAGGTATGCCTTGAAAGTGTAATTTACACGTACTACATAAAATAAAGCTAAACCAGGTCTGGTTTTTAGGTGACAATggcaagaaagagaaattctTCACGGTAAGGATTACAAATTCAGAGACCAAATCCTCCACTGCAGTCTCGTAAGTTCAACTACAAATTCAGTATCACTAACTATGTTTATGCTATCGAGGttcataatttctttatttgacATATGAGGATTTTACTGACACAGTTAAGTTAGGAGTATGATCCGACATATCTTATAATCTCGACTgtattttcaacaaatatcaAGGTTCTATCACTTGAAAAGATGATGTCTATGAGATTAGAAGTCAAGGTGAGGTTTACGCAGCACTTCTACCATCAAATCATCTTCAACAAAGAGTCGACTCAGCTTGAGCAATCGATACCAGACGACTATTtgatgtttgaaaaaaaaaaaggcattttTGGTGAAACTAAAGGTAGAATCTCTCATACTGTTTTATCtctttaagaaaataacaaagaagTATGATGCAGATAAAGATGGTTGTTTCTTAGAGGCACTATTGTTTAGTGAGCTTGTGATTGTATTAAGGGcataatagtaattaaatgGAGAGTAAGTTGTAATTGTGGTTATAAATGGGGAGTGAAGGATGGTGAagataaacaatatatttgttgGATGATCTCAAGAAGGGATGGTCCAAGACTAAGGACCTCAAATCACTTGGTTTGGAAACCAAATACCTCGAACCACTTGGTTTATcatgtatttttgttatcttatatattcaatatatcTGGTTCTGTCAGCTTGTTTTTTACCTTCTTCTGCTACttgatttataatatatgaCATAAGAACTTTCTTAATGAAAGAAACACCTTTCTCACTTTTATTCCAAATAGTAATAATTCAACATCACATCACATTTgtgagaaaaaacaaagggaaaaaaaaaaaaaagactctCCCTCACTTAGTTTGGCACCCGGCAATCGATTCTGACATTTCCATTCTGAATTACCCCAACATTACCCAAACTCACCATTGAAGCTGCAAACTCCTTAAAGAACAAGTTCTGATCTTGAGCAAACAACCCAACAAGCCCTCTAGTTCTAGAATCAACAAACAGAGCTTGATCAGAACCAAACACACCCTTTCCTTCCAACAGTCTCTTGTAATACACATTGTCAAAAGTTGAGGAAGTTGGGTCCAAGAACTGTCCAGCATTTTTGTCCACGTTTGGTTTTGGACATTTGTTTCTTAGAATTTGAGCAAACCCAGATTCCAAAGTAGGATCAATTTCATGAGTCGCGCTGAAGTTTCGAAGTCGTGATTGAAAGGAAGAACAGTGTGAGAATCCAAGTGTGTGAGCCCCAGATAGAGCAACCATGTCCTTAACATCTAATCCTCTGTTTGCAAAGCTCTGAATGAGTTGGGAGACATTGAAAGTTGGAGCTGGCAAGTTGATGGTCTCAGAAGCCTTTGAAATCTTcccatctttccttcctttGAGTACACTCCAATATGGGCCTCCAGactgcatttttttttccaacaaaGAGGAAATGAAAGTAAATATTACTAATCTTAAATGATAAATCTTAGGATGAATTCCACATTTAGCTTAAGATATTATTTTACTCCTTAACTTGTAAAGCCATGTCTATTGAATTTTCGAACTTGTGCATGCTTTATAACGGTCCAAAGACTCCAAACTTTCAAGTTTATTTCTAACAGTTCCCTTCCCTACCATTAGTTCAGTTTCTGTGACactttaaaatcaaatatctaAACCTACCTAAATCAACTTACTACCGTACTGGCTCATTCTTTTAAGTAATATGTTTACTATGTTATTTGATCGttaaactaataaaatgaACTACATCATGAGAGTCTGACGGATGGATAACCCCAAAACTGGGGgagaaatatgaaatttgttcCACTTTTTGGGACTGAGGTTCTTTTATCCTTTGTTATCGTCATGTTTGGTTGAAAATACCAAATAGTACCTCGACAAGTAGATTACCTCTCGCTCTGGCTCTCTGCGCGCTTTTGTTGTCTCGTTCTCTTCACTCTCTCAATATCCGCTCTCTCTACTATTCTCTCCTCACTCTCTCGCTCTCACTCTTGATCTCCTCTTTCTATCACTCTTGATCTCCTCTTTCTCTCACTCTTGATctcctctttttctctctctttcaccCTTCACTCTCTTGCTCTATCTTTCCATTGCACATGTTATTCCAATCAAATTTTCCATGGTCGGGAATGAATGACACCTTTGCAATCCCAATGTTTTGATGGTTGGTGACAagtggaaaaaggaaaatcagAGAATGActagaaaaaatatagaggaagaaaaatcgggaagaagaggaggaagaggggaaaataaaacaagagtAATTTAGTAACTTAGGCTGACATTTGATGTAAGCAAAATGACGAAGTTCTTAAGTTTCTAAATGTCAGTCAAAAACCATTTTGGACTTTGGAATAtggtttattatataattaccTTCTACAATTATCTATTAGACACTAAATGAAAGTTAAGAGTGTTATCAAAACCTTCTGGAACAACTTCAAAGGTTCATACATCGATTAGAAACCTTTTTATTTAGTGTGGAAAGAGACAATCTTAAAACTCTAGGGAGAATTAAGTTTCATACCAAAGTTACTACATCTCTAGCAGCAATAGCAACAATATCAGCACAAGAAACAGTATGTGGGCATGCACTTTCAAGCTTGGCTTTGGCCTCATCTATCACATAGAATGACCTTAGCGAGATGTTTGGAGGTGCATCTTTCTCCGCCTGGTTCTCTGGTGTCGAGTCTATCAACACCGAACCATCACATCcctagaaaagaaaacaacagtCTTACACTTCAATATAAAACAATTCTTCACATTACTCTCACTTATTTCAATTCATGTCTACCACATTtacaaatgacaaaaaattcTAACAGATGGAGTCCGAGTTTATAATACCCTTATGAAACAGTCATGAAAGAAGAGTCTAAGAAGACGAGCAGGGACTTTGGGGTCATGGATGGAAGCATTGTAGACGGTTTGAAGAATGATATTTTCTGCATTGGGACATGTTTTTGAGTAATAATGGCTATCAAGAACTGCTTCCGACAGACAAACCATCATAATTAGGAACAAAAGTGATGCACTTTTTGCCATTGTATGAAACACAAAAGCTGCTATTTACTTGGaatattttgaagtgaaaTAGTTCCATAAAGTTTTGATCTTTATATAGAGATGATTTCATGATAATTTGGAAGACCTTAATTAATCGTTAATGAAGCAAATTAGCTGTTTGATTTGGATTGATCCTACTGTACTTTCAAGCTACTCCATTGTGGAAGAAGAGATCAGTTGTAGTACTGTccactttttctcttttcaaactTTGGGAACTCATTAAGCAACCATCCAAAAACcataaataattagatatataaattaaataacaaaaaagaaaaaaaagggaggCCTTTCTCCCATCATGATCCAAGTTTTATAAGTATATAATGACgacaaaataaattcaatctTGATAATATTTGTCAAAGAGAGGTTTAGTGTCACAGGTCTTGCTTTCCCTTcttgattgtaaaaaaaaataattcattctGGAAGATCTTCGCAAGATGGCCTTTTCGAATATTAGTGTTGTTATGTTTTGTTAAAAAGGTTTACCGAGAGTTTTTGTATGTACTTCTTACTCATTGTTGagcattttgtttcttgtcaGCCGTTGTCTACCTTGGACTGCAATATGTTCATTTGTTGCCTTTTTAGTGTGAGTGAAAAAGAGTtttatcttattcttgagaagATGCAACGTTTCATGGTAAATGATAGGATTTCATACTTCACTAAAATGAAACTATCTAGTAAAGGTGCTTGCTTAGGGGAGCCCAAGTAAGTggtctattttatttttattggattttaaataaattataaagttggGAAGAAACACATTTGTTAAAGCATGAGATTTTAAACATAGATAGAAGAACCTAATAAgcaaaataagataattgtTGACATAGGGTTGAGATTAGTTGGGCAGTATCTATCAagggtttggtttggtttgttttgtgTATTGGTGTGATGGGTTGGGGCGTGAAGAACTGAAAGTACAAAAACAATGCGTACCGCAAAATTCCCTCTCCTCCACAATTTCCTTAGTCGCTGTTTCCACGTCAAGAAACAAACATTcacttttcccttttctttttttttttattttaatattcttttcattttgtctataaattttttcacCAAGCCCATAtttaaacattataaattatcctaacaatttctattcttattgtatgttatatttatatatataaaaaatagttttaatctTTGTTTCACGTGACTATTATATAATGATCTACTCtctatcaaatgtttttaattattatgatcTACCATAAGATGaaatattactattttaaatttttatttgtaagaGCATCTagtattttttatacattgtctctttcattttcaattttgtttttcaaacttatGATGATTTGCAACATTTTTGTTGCATCACTATAATCATTTTGATTGAAAGGGCTCCTCACTACATGTATACTCATGGAATGGTGTAATAAGCTCAACATAGGCCTTTTCCCTAAACAATTTCAAGGATCTTCCGTCTCTTTGTTTATTAACAACTTCTATTAAAGCTCCCTCGTTAATGTAACATTTGATTTACTTGTCAAGTTTTAGTATTGAAGCGTGTTATATTTTCTTGACTTCTTCTGcttattttaataacattacaAGTAGATGGAATGCTCATGCTAATAAACCAATTGATTTCCTCTTGAggttttaaaatcacttttttattttgctagttc of the Cucumis sativus cultivar 9930 chromosome 3, Cucumber_9930_V3, whole genome shotgun sequence genome contains:
- the LOC101210552 gene encoding uncharacterized protein LOC101210552, whose amino-acid sequence is MAETLGKKRKMAGRRGEGDFKKTDPSSNWPPIKPKQNLQVNLLKDNDLFTVPSFFTCVESKAFIKAAESLGFLHQGSLGPTKGEAYRDNDRISVNDPDLADIIWRSGLDNLFADIKIRGKVAVGLNPNIRLYRYKVGQRFGRHIDESVDLGGGKRTYYTLLIYLSGGSKNKTKNDTNNSKDPSSDTLVGGETVFYGSRNGVIAEVAPTEGMALLHLHGDKCLLHEARNVRKGVKYVFRSDVIFS
- the LOC101210306 gene encoding peroxidase 66; translation: MAKSASLLFLIMMVCLSEAVLDSHYYSKTCPNAENIILQTVYNASIHDPKVPARLLRLFFHDCFIRGCDGSVLIDSTPENQAEKDAPPNISLRSFYVIDEAKAKLESACPHTVSCADIVAIAARDVVTLSGGPYWSVLKGRKDGKISKASETINLPAPTFNVSQLIQSFANRGLDVKDMVALSGAHTLGFSHCSSFQSRLRNFSATHEIDPTLESGFAQILRNKCPKPNVDKNAGQFLDPTSSTFDNVYYKRLLEGKGVFGSDQALFVDSRTRGLVGLFAQDQNLFFKEFAASMVSLGNVGVIQNGNVRIDCRVPN